A section of the Leptotrichia sp. HSP-342 genome encodes:
- a CDS encoding putative quinol monooxygenase — MIHILASFKVKNDKLSNFISLCNELIEESRKEKGCISYHLQQNTEKENHLVFVEEWESNEAIEQHNASRHFTRIVPLLVEMCESAPIIQTFNKLV; from the coding sequence ATGATTCATATATTAGCAAGTTTTAAAGTGAAAAATGATAAATTATCTAATTTTATAAGTCTTTGTAATGAACTTATAGAGGAAAGCCGTAAGGAAAAAGGATGTATTTCATACCATCTACAACAAAATACCGAAAAAGAAAATCATTTGGTTTTTGTTGAGGAATGGGAATCTAATGAAGCTATTGAGCAGCATAATGCAAGCCGACATTTTACTAGAATTGTACCATTATTAGTAGAAATGTGTGAAAGTGCTCCAATTATTCAGACTTTTAATAAATTAGTTTAA
- a CDS encoding GerMN domain-containing protein has product MQKKTKEKKPKKKKGLLNSNFLVTLLFLITVAVVAINRYDNEHKSKIHVDVDKNLVQETTQEEETQNKISIFVYDPATRTVNEREITVPRQMNLIEGDFINGIIRNSNYITEDMKFRSAYNLRIDNVNTTVVKLNASFANLKKDAELYNGFSQAVTNTILKNFPNIQSVLIQIDGETNTR; this is encoded by the coding sequence ATGCAAAAAAAAACAAAAGAGAAAAAACCTAAAAAGAAAAAAGGTCTTTTAAACAGTAATTTTTTAGTAACATTACTTTTTTTAATAACAGTTGCAGTAGTTGCAATAAATCGTTATGATAACGAGCATAAAAGCAAAATTCATGTAGATGTAGATAAGAATTTGGTGCAGGAAACAACACAGGAAGAAGAAACGCAGAATAAAATTTCTATTTTTGTATATGATCCTGCAACAAGGACAGTTAACGAGAGGGAAATTACAGTACCACGACAAATGAACCTTATAGAAGGTGATTTTATAAACGGAATCATAAGAAATTCCAATTATATTACAGAGGATATGAAATTTAGAAGCGCATATAATCTTAGAATTGATAATGTAAATACAACAGTTGTGAAATTAAATGCATCATTTGCTAATTTAAAAAAAGATGCCGAATTATATAATGGATTTTCTCAGGCTGTGACAAATACAATATTAAAAAACTTTCCAAATATTCAAAGTGTATTAATTCAGATAGATGGAGAAACAAATACAAGATAA